One Pieris napi chromosome 22, ilPieNapi1.2, whole genome shotgun sequence genomic region harbors:
- the LOC125061035 gene encoding uncharacterized protein LOC125061035: MDDVIDANRINYDYDDIDNSKRHSFIDDRRNWRKKALLKSFDQDHKDWDERRRYEESPRYLDDTDDKAGLNRKEYDSFGYGIGKQIEDTDKARYRSTEIGHLQTDKEIERKPYSMNCERPHERYEACFSGCAAITCDNPRERLRPCYPFCESGCICTQPYVRDDRTHKCVLPEDCTKGLKGIPDLGDDV, from the exons ATGACGTTATAGATGCGAATAGAATAAACTATGATTACGACGACATAGACAATAGTAAACGACATTCATTCATAGACGATAGACGAAATTGGAGAAAGAAAGCacttttaaaatcatttgacCAAGATCACAAGGACTGGGATGAAAGGCGAAGATATGAAGAAAGTCCTAGATATCTAGATGATACAGACGATAAGGCCGGATTAAACAGAAAGGAATATGATAGTTTTGGTTATGGAATTGGTAAACAAATAGAGGATACAGATAAAGCAAGATATAGAAGTACTGAAATTGGTCACTTACaaac AGACAAGGAGATAGAGAGGAAGCCCTATTCAATGAATTGTGAGAGACCTCACGAACG ataCGAGGCATGTTTTTCTGGTTGCGCTGCTATAACCTGTGACAACCCACGAGAAAGACTCCGGCCCTGCTATCCGTTCTGCGAGTCCGGATGTATCTGTACACAACCATATGTACGCGATGATAGAACTCACAAATGCGTCCTACCTGAGGACTGCACTAA gggCTTGAAAGGCATACCAGACTTGGGTGATgatgtgtaa